The DNA region GCTGATGAGCATTGCGGAGGCCTGGGCATCGTGTTCAGCCTGGGACAGGAGATCAGCTGCCAGCCATTCCGAGCGGGCCGTGCCGTCGGCCAGAACGGCGATCTCGCTGGGGCCGGCGATGAGATCGATCCCCACCCGGCCGGCCAGCATCCGCTTGGCTGTGGTCACAAAAATGTTTCCTGGTCCGGTGACAATCTCAACCCGGGGGATGGATTCCGTGCCGTAGCCCAGGGCGGCTACGGCCCAGGCGCTGCCCACTGCATAGACTTCAGTCAGCCCCAAGACAGCGGCAGCAGCCAGGGTATAAGGATTTATAGTCCCGTCCTTGCGGGGAGGGGTGACTATGGCGATGCCTTCAACCTCGGCCTCCTGGGCCGGGATAGCGTTCATGAGCAGGCTGGAGATCAAAGGAGTATCTCCGGATCTGCCTCCGGGTATGTACAGGCCTGCCCGGGAAACAGGGCGGACGAGCTGTCCGGTAATCAGTCCTGGAGTGGAGTCGTCCAGCCAGGAATGCTCTTTCTGTTGCCGGTGGAAGCGCCGGATATTTGCTGCTGATTCTTCTATAAGGGCCAGATCCTGGGCCGGGACTGCATCCAGGGCTTCCTCCAGGGCGCGCAGGGGAACCTTGATCTGCGAAGGCTTGAAATCCGGACTGTCAAACTGCTGAGTATAAGATGCAAGCGCCTGATCACCAGAGGAGGAAACCTCATCCAGTATACAGCGGACCGATTGCTGAACTGACTCTTGGGGAGTGTTCCGCTCTTCCAGGTGGGCGGCGAAGCTGACCCAGTCCTGATCCGAAACGAATGTGTATCTGGGGCAGGGCATACGAAGCTTCTCTCTTCTCTGCAGGTTCATGGAACAACCGATTACCGGACTGCAAAATGTAAGATTGAACCGCCCAAATGTCCATACTGATCTTTGCTGCCAACCGGCATGCAGTGCAGACATGCTGCCGTATCAGGCATGCCGTATCTGAGCT from Desulfovermiculus halophilus DSM 18834 includes:
- the hisD gene encoding histidinol dehydrogenase, with amino-acid sequence MPCPRYTFVSDQDWVSFAAHLEERNTPQESVQQSVRCILDEVSSSGDQALASYTQQFDSPDFKPSQIKVPLRALEEALDAVPAQDLALIEESAANIRRFHRQQKEHSWLDDSTPGLITGQLVRPVSRAGLYIPGGRSGDTPLISSLLMNAIPAQEAEVEGIAIVTPPRKDGTINPYTLAAAAVLGLTEVYAVGSAWAVAALGYGTESIPRVEIVTGPGNIFVTTAKRMLAGRVGIDLIAGPSEIAVLADGTARSEWLAADLLSQAEHDAQASAMLISPDSAVLEKTREALKKQLHQLPRQDVAASALSQWGGLIQVPDLRTGIQLINALAPEHLELCLDDPWSCLSHIRNAGAIFLGHYTPEPLGDYFAGPNHVLPTMGSARFASALSVQNFMKKSSLIAATGEYSRRNADKVARLARLEGLEAHARSAEIRHNQ